The Acidobacteriota bacterium DNA window GGCCGACTGAAGGCCTGTTGTATCTGGCCGCTTCGCGCCCGTTGCTGGAGCTGGCCGCCGGTAGATTGCTCGACGGCGTTCGCGTTCGCGGCGTGTGGGGTTCGCTGCCGGTGCACCTGTTTCGAGGTTTCGCCAGGTTCGTGCTCGCGACCGCGATCGAAGACGAAACCGGCTTGCCGCTCGCTCCGCGAATTGCGATCGATCAAGAAGAACTTCCTCTAAAACGCAGCCTGCTCTCCCAGATCGTCAAGCGGTTGGCGCGTGAAGGAAGTCTCAAAGCCATCGCGCCGCTCGCGCATCGCGACGGCTGCATCAACACCATCGCCACTTTGATCGGCGAGATCCAGCGCGCGGCCAGAACTCCAGCCGAGTTCAACGCGATTATCGACGCGCGCGCCCGCGATCTCTACCAGATGAGCGGTGGAGCGAGCGATCCATCCGTCCCAACCGGGCAGACCATTCCGCTTCAGATCGATTTCGATCGGGACATCGGATTGATCTACTCGGCGTATGCGGCGGCGCTCGATGGCTACGGCCTGACTGAAGACGATGCCGATCAGTTGCGCGCGTTGGCAGTTTTGCGGGGAGAAGTCGACGGGAAAAGGGTGAGCGTGCCGTGGCTTTCGGATGTTCGGCTGCTGGTGCTTGATGGCTTCTTTGACTTCACTCCGGTTCAGGGCGAGATGCTCAGGCTGCTGGTTCCGCAGGTAGCCGAGGTGATAGTGAATCTAAATCGTGACGAGCGAAACGCCGATATCTTTCGCCCGTTCGAGCGAACGATTGATCAACTCGCATCCATTGCCGAGTTCGAAATACAGCAGAGCGCGGAAGCTCAGCCGGTTGCGGCCGGGCTGTCGTTGCTGAGCCGGCGATTGTTCAACTCAAGCGTGACCGAACCCACCATCGCCGATGAGCAAGCTGCGGCTGAAGCTTCCGAAGAGGTTTTCGAGAATTCACTCAGCATTAGTTTGCTCGACTGCGGCGACCGGCAGACTGAAATCCGCGCGATAGCGAAAGAGATCAAGCGGCTGGTGTTGCTTGAAGGCTATCGCCCCAGCGAGGTCGCGGTTGTGGTTCGCCAGCGCGCTTTATATGAGGACACGATCGACCGAGTCTTCGAAGAAGAACGAATCCCTTGCGCGCTCAGCCGCCGCATTGCGCTAACCGAAGTGCCGTCGGTGCGGGCGGCAGTGAAACTGTTCGAGCTGCTTATTGAACTCGCGCGCGAAGGCGGCGCCCCAAAGGCCGGCGAAATTGCCGATCTGGTGAAGTCCGGTTACTTCGGTTTATCCGAAACCGAGCTGGCCGGGTTGCGTGAGCGCTTCGCATGGGACGACGGTCGACAGTCGACGGTCGACGGTCGGGGCTGGGACGCGGACGAACTCGAGAACGCGATCGCCTACGTGGGCGGCGAGCTGCGCGTTGACCGGTGGGTGAAACGCGCTCGGCAATTGACCCATCAACCGGCCGACGAAAAGTTTTTGGCAAAGGAGCCCGACGACGAACCGGAGCTGGAGGATGAGAGCGTCGCCGCATCCGATGAACAACCTGCCGCAGTGAAGCGGCGCGTCGAGCGCGCGGAGCCCGTCGATGTCCCGCTACCGGGCTCGGAACGAAGAGCCAAACCGGCGAGTGAGCTTCATCCGGCGTTGATCGCGTGGTCGGCTCTGATCGTCGAGCGGTTTGCCCAGCTTCTGGGTGACGCGCGTCGCGAAGCCAGCCCTCGCGAGCTGCGCGATGCGATGATGCGGTTGCTCGAGCAGCTTCAATTTGCCGGCCAGGTGCGAGGTCCTCAGCACGCGAGTGTCTCGGACCCGGAGCTCCCGGCCTTGACGCTCGATCTGCGCGGACTCGAAGGACTGCGCCGTGCGTTTGCCGCCGCCACACGAAGCCTCGAGATGGCCGAACGCGTTGGCGCCGAAGCCGAGACTGAATCGACGATAAAGCTCGCGACACTTATCGAGGAAGCGATGCGATGCGTGCGGGCACAATCCCTGGTGACGCGCGGCCCCGATCCGGATGGCTTGAAGGTGCTTGAGGTGACCGATGTTCGCGGGCTTCGATTTCGTGCGGTGTTCATCGCCGGACTGGTCGAAGGCGGCTTTCCGCTGCGCGCCTCGCGCGACTGGCTTTACCCGCATGAAGAGCGCGAGCGATTGAAGCAGTACGGTCTGACGCTCGAGGACATCTCGCCCGACACGCTTCTCAAAGAGGAGCACTATTTCTACCAGGCTGCCTGCCGCGCAACCGAACGGCTCTATCTGTCGCGCCCGCTGGTGCTGGAAGATGGCTCGGAGACGGTGCTGTCTTACTACGTTCAAGAGCTTAGCCGCGCGGTCGCGCCGGCTGTAATCAGGAAGGAAATTGTGCGAACTGATTTCGACGGGCGCACTTTGTTCGAGTCGTCCCGGAGTTCCGAGCTGGCCGTGTCGCTGGTGCGGCAGGAAGAGAGGAGGAGGTATCAAGCGCAAAGAGACGGCAACTTTCCCAAAGACGTCATCGAGCCGCTGATCGAAATGGCTTCCGATCGGAAATACTTGAGCGAATCGGCGCGGAACCGAATCGCCATCGAACGCGAGCGAGGCAGCCGCCGGTTCGGAGAGTTCGACGGGGTGATCAGCAGCCGCAGGTTGATTGAGAGACTTGCGGAGCAGTACGGCGCCGATCACGTATTCAGCGCGAGCGAGCTCAGCTTGTACGGTAAGTGCCCGTTCAAGTTTTTCGCCGAGAAGGTGCTGAGGCTGGAGCCGCGCGGTGAAGCGGCGCTCGACCTGACGGCGCTGGATGCGGGAAGCCTTTTGCACGAAGCACTCAGGCGGTTCTTCGAGCGTCATCGAAACCAACGGCTCACGGAGCTTGATCGCGCGGAACTGCGTCGCGAACTTGGCGAAGTGGCCGACGAGGTATTTGACGAACACCAGCGCGCCGTTCCTCCTCTCAATCCAAAGGTGTGGAGCATCGACCGCGACATAAGAAAGCTGTTGCTCGAACAGGTGCTGGATTATGAGCTGACGGTTCAGGGGCAGACTCGATCCGAAGATGTGCGGCCGGCTTACTTCGAGCTTGCGTTCGGTATGCAGGGCGGCGCGGTCGATCCGAGTTCGACCGATCGGCGGCTGGAGCTTAAGCGAGGTTCGGGCGATGGAATTGAAACCGTTCACGCGCGCGGTCAGATCGACAGAGTCGATGTCGCGCGCGACGGGACCGCTATCGCGTACGACTACAAGCTGTCCAGAGGCGCCGGGCTCGACGACATGCAAGAGGGTCGAGCATTGCAGCTTCACCTTTATCTTGCAGCGCTTGAACAACTACTTTTGCCTGAGAGCGCGATCGGCGGCGGCGGGTACTACACGATGAGGGGCGGCCACACCCGGCGCAACCAGGGTTTGTATCGGGCCGTGAAGCATGCCTATACCGCCGTGGGAAAGAGGACGTCTTCGACGTTGTCGGACTCAGAGTGGAACAGGGTTCGCGCTGAGATGGAAGCGCGCGTGTGGGAATTCATCGACGGCATGCGAAGGGGCGACTTTCAAGTTGCGCCGTCGGCTCCCGAGGCTACGTGCCCGCACTGTGATTTTTCGGCGGTCTGCCGCTACGAGAAGTTTCGGATTCAAAGAAAGGACCGATGACCAGAACGACCGACGACCGGCGACCGACCAGAACGACCGACGACCGGAGACCGGAGACCGGCGACGCGCACGGTACGACCGACGACCGACGACCGGAGACCGGCGATCTGGGAGTCGGTCAATCCGTCGCCGGTCGTCCCCCGTCATCCGTCACCGGTCGTCCCCCGTCATCCGTCACCGGTCGTCCCCCGTCATCCGTCGCCGGTCGTCCCCCGTCATCCGTCGCCGGTCGTCCGTCATCGGTCTCCCGTCGGTCCCCGTCATCCGTCACCGGTCGTCCGTCGTCTTTTCGCGAGCTGAAGCCGGAGCAGCAGCAGGCGGCCTACACGCTTGACCGCCACGTCTCGGTGACCGCCGGTCCCGGCGCAGGCAAGACCACCGTGCTTGTCGAGCGCTACCTCCACATTCTTCGCACGCGCGACATCAGCGTAGATCAAATCGTCGCCATCACCTTCACCAACCGCGCTGCAAACGAGATGCGTGAGCGGCTCAGAAGAGAGCTGGATGAGATATTGTTGTCGGCGACTCCGATTGAACGCGCAAAGTGGATGCGTCACAAGCGGACGCTCGACAGCGCGATCATCACGACGATCCACGGCTTTTGCGCGCGCCTTTTGCGAGAGTTCCCGGTCGAGGCCGACATCGATCCCCAATTCGTCCTGATGGACGCGCATCAGTCGGTGATGCTCGAAGAAGCGGTCGCTGAAGAATCGCTCACCGAGTTCATCAGCGCGGATCATCAAGCGGTCACGCAACTCGCCGCAGGCGTTGGCCGCGCGCGGCTCGCACGAGGGCTGATCGGCATTTATCGCACGATGCGAAACCAGGGGTTGACGCTCGAAAAGCTAAAGGAGGAGACCGAGAAGAGCCACAAGACAGTTGAGGACTACAAACGCGCGTTGGTCGAGTTGACAGCGCAGATGAACGAGTTCATCCAGGCTCGCGGGCTCTCGGCTGGGGCCGAAGAGAAACGTAAGGAGGCCGAGCGACGTT harbors:
- a CDS encoding PD-(D/E)XK nuclease family protein — protein: MSKQIWLAPILSNNRERLLERASDVLASGPTEGLLYLAASRPLLELAAGRLLDGVRVRGVWGSLPVHLFRGFARFVLATAIEDETGLPLAPRIAIDQEELPLKRSLLSQIVKRLAREGSLKAIAPLAHRDGCINTIATLIGEIQRAARTPAEFNAIIDARARDLYQMSGGASDPSVPTGQTIPLQIDFDRDIGLIYSAYAAALDGYGLTEDDADQLRALAVLRGEVDGKRVSVPWLSDVRLLVLDGFFDFTPVQGEMLRLLVPQVAEVIVNLNRDERNADIFRPFERTIDQLASIAEFEIQQSAEAQPVAAGLSLLSRRLFNSSVTEPTIADEQAAAEASEEVFENSLSISLLDCGDRQTEIRAIAKEIKRLVLLEGYRPSEVAVVVRQRALYEDTIDRVFEEERIPCALSRRIALTEVPSVRAAVKLFELLIELAREGGAPKAGEIADLVKSGYFGLSETELAGLRERFAWDDGRQSTVDGRGWDADELENAIAYVGGELRVDRWVKRARQLTHQPADEKFLAKEPDDEPELEDESVAASDEQPAAVKRRVERAEPVDVPLPGSERRAKPASELHPALIAWSALIVERFAQLLGDARREASPRELRDAMMRLLEQLQFAGQVRGPQHASVSDPELPALTLDLRGLEGLRRAFAAATRSLEMAERVGAEAETESTIKLATLIEEAMRCVRAQSLVTRGPDPDGLKVLEVTDVRGLRFRAVFIAGLVEGGFPLRASRDWLYPHEERERLKQYGLTLEDISPDTLLKEEHYFYQAACRATERLYLSRPLVLEDGSETVLSYYVQELSRAVAPAVIRKEIVRTDFDGRTLFESSRSSELAVSLVRQEERRRYQAQRDGNFPKDVIEPLIEMASDRKYLSESARNRIAIERERGSRRFGEFDGVISSRRLIERLAEQYGADHVFSASELSLYGKCPFKFFAEKVLRLEPRGEAALDLTALDAGSLLHEALRRFFERHRNQRLTELDRAELRRELGEVADEVFDEHQRAVPPLNPKVWSIDRDIRKLLLEQVLDYELTVQGQTRSEDVRPAYFELAFGMQGGAVDPSSTDRRLELKRGSGDGIETVHARGQIDRVDVARDGTAIAYDYKLSRGAGLDDMQEGRALQLHLYLAALEQLLLPESAIGGGGYYTMRGGHTRRNQGLYRAVKHAYTAVGKRTSSTLSDSEWNRVRAEMEARVWEFIDGMRRGDFQVAPSAPEATCPHCDFSAVCRYEKFRIQRKDR